One genomic segment of Candidatus Dormiibacterota bacterium includes these proteins:
- a CDS encoding VOC family protein — translation MRTLHPAYRVTDLSASLDFYTALGYEQVGRVDIGDGSSLTMLKFPREERVTLELVHRPADGPVDIGTGFSHLPIQVDSLTLTIEALSHAGLRAGPIELPGGPDGAQTSWITDPDGYRIELVQWPPGHASGLTAADFP, via the coding sequence ATGAGGACTCTCCACCCGGCGTACCGCGTCACCGACCTATCGGCATCGCTGGACTTCTACACCGCACTCGGGTATGAGCAGGTAGGACGCGTTGACATCGGGGACGGCTCAAGCCTGACCATGCTCAAGTTCCCCCGTGAGGAGAGAGTTACGCTCGAGCTGGTGCACCGGCCGGCCGATGGCCCCGTGGATATCGGCACGGGGTTCAGTCACCTCCCAATTCAAGTCGACAGCCTCACGCTCACCATAGAGGCGTTATCGCACGCTGGGCTAAGGGCCGGCCCAATCGAGCTCCCCGGTGGACCCGACGGAGCCCAAACCTCATGGATCACAGACCCCGACGGATATCGGATTGAGTTGGTGCAATGGCCACCAGGCCACGCCAGCGGGCTTACAGCTGCTGACTTTCCTTAG
- a CDS encoding RDD family protein, which yields MQQPVSAGASLVNAPKAGFWIRFVAILIDGVILLVVNLVVSAVLNRSTDLGNLFRLVLGIAYFSYFWSNSSPWRGQTVGMKLLNLRVVRTDGSDLTILQGFIRYVGLLISCLAILIGVIWVAFDPNKQGWHDKIASTYVVKTA from the coding sequence ATGCAACAGCCGGTTTCAGCTGGCGCATCGCTCGTCAATGCACCGAAGGCAGGCTTCTGGATCCGGTTCGTCGCGATCCTCATCGACGGCGTCATTCTCTTGGTCGTCAACCTGGTCGTCAGCGCGGTTCTCAATAGGTCTACGGATCTGGGCAACCTGTTCCGGCTGGTTCTCGGCATCGCCTACTTCAGCTATTTCTGGTCCAACAGCAGCCCCTGGCGGGGCCAGACGGTTGGTATGAAGCTGCTGAACCTGCGGGTCGTCCGCACCGATGGTAGTGACCTCACCATCCTCCAGGGGTTCATCCGCTATGTCGGCCTGCTGATTTCCTGCCTCGCCATCTTGATCGGCGTCATCTGGGTGGCATTCGACCCCAACAAGCAGGGTTGGCACGACAAGATCGCCAGCACCTACGTCGTCAAGACCGCCTAA
- a CDS encoding MMPL family transporter, giving the protein MVSSVLASVTDRITTRRGAWIVMAAWAVAAIVLTALAQKYPAPPPGFAFALPASAEARQADAVIARDFPNSNGVAATIVLHRAGGLSPADRTEALSIAAWLRSPSAPNNLAGVIDPFSAPGPKAAGLISKDGSTLVIQASIRNRGGNSLSDGVAAIRQHVGTGSDGLEIRVTGPAGIQADLTLLTSKILGSILLGTLLLVLVILGIVYRAPLLALLPVVAVAWAYIVASSLLTIGQHLTGAPINGEATALVPILLFGAGTDYTLFILSRYRPTLTRERDAASAMRQALRVVAEPVLASGGVVFLGTLTLTLAANPVNHDVGVALATSIACVLLAGLTLIPAVLTIFGRVVFWPAIPRLGHPEQARVRLWADVGSFVARHPLAATILPVVFLLALATGVLQYQPRFAALDAYLRPSESLQGDAMLKRAFGPGSLAPTNVVVTSPQSGSTAAAAVQQALTASPGVASVTSAGLSRDGRVVLLAVQLRGDPYAPAAIDLVPQLRSTARHAIAATGAGQVLIGGETATSYDNLVISAADTRTVVALVLVLVSVVLGLFLRSILAPVYLLLINGLTFAAALGLVLYINRSVLNSATASVQLPLYTFVFMSALGADYNIFLLSRVREEVRSYRLPEAIRRSVSSTGGVITSAGIILAGTFCVLTTVPVRDGVETGLAVALGILLDTFIVRSLLVPGITMLIGRHAWWPSKLPMPDELGDDGPALNRGQTVLAPRLEGA; this is encoded by the coding sequence ATGGTAAGCAGCGTCCTCGCGTCCGTGACCGATCGAATTACAACCAGGCGTGGGGCCTGGATTGTCATGGCAGCCTGGGCGGTCGCGGCGATTGTCCTCACCGCTCTGGCGCAGAAGTATCCTGCGCCTCCCCCCGGCTTCGCGTTCGCCCTGCCGGCGTCAGCTGAGGCACGCCAGGCAGACGCCGTGATCGCCAGGGATTTTCCAAACAGCAATGGAGTGGCGGCCACGATCGTGCTCCATCGAGCCGGAGGGCTTAGCCCAGCGGATCGGACCGAGGCACTATCGATCGCCGCCTGGTTGCGATCGCCGTCCGCCCCGAACAACCTTGCGGGTGTCATCGACCCGTTTTCAGCACCCGGACCGAAAGCTGCCGGATTGATATCCAAGGATGGATCGACCCTCGTGATTCAGGCGTCGATCAGGAACCGCGGCGGAAACAGCCTTTCGGATGGGGTGGCGGCCATTCGCCAGCACGTCGGGACTGGTTCCGACGGATTGGAGATTCGCGTCACCGGCCCGGCGGGAATCCAGGCTGACCTGACCCTGCTGACGAGCAAAATTCTCGGCAGCATCTTGCTGGGCACCCTGCTGCTGGTGCTGGTGATCCTCGGCATCGTCTACCGCGCGCCGCTGTTGGCGCTGCTTCCAGTGGTTGCCGTCGCGTGGGCGTACATCGTGGCGAGTTCACTATTGACCATCGGGCAACACCTCACGGGCGCTCCGATCAATGGCGAGGCCACCGCCTTGGTTCCCATCCTTCTGTTCGGTGCCGGAACCGATTACACGCTATTTATACTCTCGCGCTACCGCCCGACCCTCACCCGAGAGCGGGACGCCGCATCCGCGATGCGTCAAGCATTACGGGTTGTCGCGGAGCCTGTTCTGGCCAGCGGCGGTGTCGTCTTCCTCGGCACGCTCACCCTCACCCTCGCGGCCAATCCCGTGAATCATGATGTCGGCGTCGCCCTCGCCACCAGCATTGCCTGTGTCCTTTTGGCGGGGCTCACGCTCATCCCTGCAGTGCTGACGATCTTCGGCCGCGTTGTCTTCTGGCCCGCCATACCGCGGCTGGGACATCCGGAGCAAGCCCGTGTCCGTCTCTGGGCCGATGTGGGCAGCTTTGTGGCACGACATCCGTTGGCGGCAACCATTCTGCCGGTCGTGTTTCTGCTGGCGCTGGCGACCGGAGTCTTGCAGTACCAACCTCGATTCGCCGCCCTTGATGCCTATCTGCGGCCGAGCGAGTCGCTGCAGGGCGATGCCATGCTCAAGCGGGCTTTTGGCCCCGGCTCTCTGGCGCCGACCAATGTGGTTGTGACGTCGCCGCAATCGGGCTCGACGGCGGCAGCGGCGGTGCAGCAGGCGCTGACGGCATCGCCGGGAGTCGCGTCCGTTACTTCAGCCGGTCTTTCGCGAGACGGCCGGGTCGTGCTTCTCGCCGTGCAGCTTCGTGGTGACCCGTACGCGCCTGCGGCGATCGATCTGGTTCCCCAACTCCGTTCGACGGCACGACATGCCATCGCAGCGACTGGTGCAGGTCAGGTTCTCATCGGCGGAGAGACGGCCACCTCATATGACAACCTCGTGATCTCCGCCGCGGACACGCGGACGGTGGTGGCGCTGGTCCTCGTCCTGGTGTCCGTTGTTCTGGGTCTCTTCCTGCGGTCGATTCTGGCGCCGGTCTATCTGCTGCTAATCAACGGCCTGACCTTCGCGGCCGCGCTCGGGTTGGTGCTCTACATCAACCGCTCCGTCCTGAACAGTGCGACTGCGAGCGTCCAACTGCCGCTGTATACGTTCGTGTTCATGTCGGCTCTGGGCGCGGATTACAACATCTTCCTCTTGAGTCGCGTCCGGGAAGAGGTCCGATCCTACCGGCTCCCGGAGGCGATCCGGCGCTCGGTCTCGAGTACCGGCGGCGTGATTACTAGTGCGGGGATCATCCTGGCCGGAACCTTTTGTGTGCTAACGACCGTCCCGGTTCGCGACGGCGTAGAAACCGGCCTCGCGGTGGCGCTCGGCATCTTGCTCGACACCTTCATCGTCCGTTCGCTGCTGGTTCCGGGGATCACGATGCTCATCGGACGCCATGCCTGGTGGCCGAGCAAACTCCCTATGCCCGACGAGCTTGGGGACGACGGCCCTGCGTTGAACAGAGGTCAGACTGTACTCGCGCCAAGACTGGAGGGGGCTTAA
- a CDS encoding MarR family transcriptional regulator has translation MANRLSTPEVAVWRTFLTAQARAVARIESDLQQRGLIPLEWYDLLVAVQLAPAHRLRMMDVAERLLLTRSNSTRLVDRLESAGLIERKRLDGDRRGMAAVLTPAGRDAIRRAWPVYAQGITRYFISHLSTVERRIVAAALVKVAEQPGPVRPPSRRRKPKS, from the coding sequence GTGGCCAATCGGCTGTCCACCCCGGAAGTTGCGGTCTGGCGCACGTTCCTAACCGCCCAGGCCAGAGCCGTCGCTCGGATCGAATCCGACCTCCAGCAGCGCGGCCTCATCCCGCTGGAGTGGTATGACCTGTTGGTGGCGGTCCAATTGGCGCCCGCCCACCGGCTACGGATGATGGATGTGGCCGAGAGGCTGCTCTTGACACGCAGCAACTCGACACGTTTGGTCGACCGGCTCGAGTCGGCGGGCTTGATCGAGCGCAAACGGCTGGACGGCGATCGTCGAGGAATGGCCGCCGTGCTCACGCCGGCCGGTCGCGACGCGATCCGGCGGGCATGGCCCGTCTACGCCCAGGGCATCACGCGCTACTTTATTTCGCACCTGTCGACTGTGGAACGTCGCATCGTGGCTGCCGCGCTCGTCAAAGTGGCCGAGCAACCCGGGCCAGTGCGACCCCCCTCCCGTCGACGCAAACCGAAGTCCTGA
- a CDS encoding YceI family protein, which translates to MVTATVDREEFGLTWNMPLKAGGLLVGNEIKLTVGVEAVRQYLRKSRAASPAEVEVA; encoded by the coding sequence ATGGTGACGGCCACCGTCGACCGCGAGGAGTTTGGACTCACGTGGAACATGCCGCTCAAGGCCGGGGGGTTGCTCGTCGGCAATGAGATAAAGCTGACGGTAGGGGTCGAGGCGGTTCGGCAGTATTTACGAAAGTCGCGCGCGGCGAGTCCGGCAGAGGTGGAGGTTGCATGA
- a CDS encoding IS3 family transposase — protein MGQHRSTQRYVPLVPQEEMKLVAAMNEQAAAHPRYGYRMVCTLLQRAGWRVNRKRIARLWRLEGHRVPPQRSKASGKKAWGAAENASWNRPATAPNHTWSYDFVSARTRRGVAIRILNVVTAPRPDPSRLRKRGRRSESRLSLMVQL, from the coding sequence GTGGGCCAACATCGGTCGACGCAGCGCTATGTGCCATTGGTGCCCCAGGAGGAGATGAAGCTCGTGGCCGCGATGAACGAGCAAGCGGCCGCGCATCCGCGGTATGGCTATCGGATGGTCTGCACGCTGCTGCAGCGAGCTGGCTGGCGGGTCAACCGCAAGCGCATTGCGCGACTGTGGCGCTTGGAGGGCCATCGCGTGCCGCCCCAGCGAAGCAAAGCATCGGGGAAGAAAGCCTGGGGCGCCGCCGAGAATGCGTCGTGGAACCGGCCGGCGACGGCGCCCAATCACACCTGGTCGTATGACTTTGTGAGCGCCCGCACCCGTCGTGGCGTGGCCATCCGCATCCTTAATGTTGTGACAGCACCGCGACCAGACCCCTCAAGACTTCGTAAGCGTGGTCGCCGGTCCGAGTCCCGTCTCTCGCTAATGGTTCAGCTATAG
- a CDS encoding sigma factor, producing the protein MGLLDPKRQVELDELLTALAAAGSSPDDPVVMYLREIASVEALPRETEADLLAAIRRGDEAAHYRLTELNLWEVVRMAQQFIGRGVSFLDLVQEGNLGLIRAVSEVPLEQESFGEKRDARVREAIEGAFG; encoded by the coding sequence GTGGGCCTGCTCGATCCTAAGCGTCAAGTCGAACTCGATGAGCTGCTGACCGCCCTTGCAGCGGCCGGATCGTCGCCTGACGATCCCGTCGTGATGTACCTCCGTGAGATTGCGTCCGTTGAAGCGCTGCCACGCGAGACGGAAGCCGACCTGCTCGCCGCCATCCGGCGCGGTGACGAAGCTGCACACTACCGGTTGACCGAGCTCAACCTCTGGGAAGTCGTCCGCATGGCGCAGCAATTTATTGGCCGTGGAGTGTCATTTCTCGATCTCGTGCAGGAGGGCAACCTTGGCTTGATTCGAGCAGTCTCCGAAGTCCCTTTAGAGCAGGAATCGTTCGGCGAGAAACGTGATGCGCGCGTCCGCGAGGCGATCGAGGGGGCCTTCGGTTGA
- a CDS encoding kelch repeat-containing protein, protein MRRIASLGLVAAAILSLASLAAEAAEPSGSSVQPAPSGTGTALGGSSSPSSALARWGAPVDTASSRDGATLVALADGAALATGGYFANGKPSAGTDRYDPVTNTWTAVARMPAPGAQQTATTLRDGSVLFTGGYEGPNSLTGGGTDSAILYLPSGKWVSAGHMSVPREGHTALLLADGRVLVLGGYGGSALTIGEAPPPLATAEIFDPTTRSWKQPFSLPEPIEQFTATLLESGKVLLAGGYVANRGSVVDSWLYDPGTGTWSKAHPLLESRSSAIATRLANGKVLVIGGVRLPANATPGIFSSLTSGELYDPVSDSWSRLSTAPPIATNGAASAVLLNDGRVLLLLRGPSATPTSPLVAEFYDPTVDRWNAGPSVISASSAFGIEAVRLSTGRVLVMLSNESVLFDPGGTSALPAAAAPLQQAENPLNSARTTPYLVVSALFFLLIVLVRYARARIASRPGYR, encoded by the coding sequence GTGAGACGGATCGCTTCGCTCGGACTGGTCGCAGCGGCGATCCTGAGCCTGGCCAGTCTCGCGGCCGAGGCGGCCGAACCTAGTGGTAGTTCGGTCCAGCCCGCGCCTTCAGGCACTGGTACGGCGCTAGGAGGCAGCTCGAGTCCGTCATCCGCACTGGCCAGGTGGGGAGCTCCTGTTGACACCGCCTCGAGTCGTGATGGCGCAACACTTGTTGCCCTTGCGGATGGCGCCGCGCTGGCGACCGGAGGTTACTTCGCCAACGGGAAACCGTCTGCCGGCACCGACCGCTACGACCCCGTCACGAACACCTGGACGGCTGTAGCGCGAATGCCCGCGCCCGGCGCCCAGCAGACGGCGACGACGCTTCGCGACGGATCCGTTCTGTTTACAGGCGGGTACGAGGGCCCGAATTCATTGACCGGGGGCGGTACCGATAGTGCAATCCTTTACCTGCCGAGCGGGAAGTGGGTCTCCGCCGGTCACATGTCCGTCCCTCGCGAAGGTCATACCGCGCTCCTTCTTGCCGATGGGCGCGTCCTCGTCCTCGGAGGCTATGGGGGAAGCGCGCTAACCATCGGAGAGGCACCACCGCCGCTCGCCACAGCTGAGATATTCGACCCGACCACGAGGAGTTGGAAGCAGCCCTTTAGTCTCCCCGAGCCGATCGAGCAGTTTACGGCCACCCTCCTCGAGTCCGGCAAAGTCCTGCTCGCCGGAGGCTATGTGGCGAATAGGGGATCAGTGGTCGATAGCTGGCTCTACGACCCTGGCACGGGGACTTGGTCGAAAGCCCATCCACTGCTTGAGAGTCGCTCCTCGGCCATCGCTACGCGACTGGCCAATGGCAAGGTACTCGTGATTGGTGGTGTGCGCCTACCGGCCAATGCAACACCAGGTATTTTCTCCTCGCTCACAAGCGGGGAGCTTTACGATCCGGTGTCTGATTCCTGGTCAAGGCTGTCAACGGCACCACCCATCGCGACGAATGGCGCAGCGTCCGCCGTCCTGCTCAATGACGGGCGAGTGCTGCTCCTCCTCCGAGGGCCGTCGGCTACGCCGACCAGCCCGCTGGTTGCCGAGTTTTACGACCCGACCGTAGACCGCTGGAACGCGGGCCCGAGCGTGATTAGCGCTAGTTCGGCATTCGGGATCGAGGCCGTTCGCCTCTCGACCGGGAGAGTGCTGGTGATGCTCTCTAACGAGAGCGTCCTCTTCGACCCCGGCGGGACATCGGCTCTTCCGGCAGCAGCGGCGCCGTTGCAACAGGCAGAAAACCCGCTCAACTCCGCTCGCACCACGCCGTATCTCGTCGTTAGCGCGTTATTCTTCCTGCTCATTGTCTTAGTGCGGTATGCACGCGCACGGATCGCCAGTCGGCCGGGCTATAGATGA
- a CDS encoding transposase produces the protein MPATRHSVEQIIAKLREVEKLTGQGMTIPMAAKKVGITDQTFYRWRIRYGALKEDEAKRLLLLEQENSRLKRIVAEQALDISMLRDLQRGKF, from the coding sequence ATGCCCGCCACGAGGCACTCGGTGGAGCAGATCATTGCCAAGTTGCGAGAGGTCGAGAAGCTTACCGGCCAGGGGATGACGATCCCCATGGCGGCGAAGAAGGTGGGGATTACCGACCAGACCTTCTACCGATGGCGCATCCGCTACGGGGCGCTCAAGGAAGACGAAGCCAAACGGCTGCTGTTGCTCGAACAGGAGAACTCGCGTCTCAAGCGGATCGTTGCCGAGCAGGCGCTCGACATCTCGATGCTGCGGGATCTGCAACGGGGGAAATTCTGA
- a CDS encoding LuxR C-terminal-related transcriptional regulator has translation MARPVRRLGNLPAETTSFIGRKADLSELRKKLGEARLVTVVGPGGVGKSRFAIRGANELSRGFSDGVWWVELAELRDARLVPNAVMGALDLRDQAATAPLELLLVHLRGKKLLLVLDNCEHLLPPAASLVEHILSAAPGVRVIATSREPLSIPGEHLMPLSPLELPSAPSEPLDQLRQNEAVMLFIERAVAARGEFELSPTNQAAVVELCRRLDGLPLAIELAAVRTRALGVAQIVERLTDRFALLTGGTRAALPRHQTLETTIEWSHDLLNPSERAIFRRLCVFAGRFTLPDVEAVASSTDLPARRVLDLLSGLVDRSLVGKEEIKDIACYRLHETIREYARLKLRDAGEEEAVEDRLVEHYRGIGLRAMPDARFHLLERLSWLELEIDNIRAVLRRCVERADFTRGIDITQGAAWYWITHATTEGLRWLEELLPHGRGSPQAAGWAYFLRGFLSLLKADAAKARTGLLEAASYARDAGQPALLSQALAMAAVTEMMTWDLQAARRVLEEAHAVRTDLDDVAVKVGLFQARSLIGLMRGDLDEVRAASSAGVELSREANDLYALQMMLTNLGLAAFLSADLDQAKPRFIEAMGVARKLDDRVALYYVLTMLGCHAASSGQHRLAAQLIGAADSVRITAGANPLPILPPLIAEAEQTAIAALGKAKFDAEMEKGRRLTRQAAIALALDERQQGSPPSSALNRSPDGLLGKREAEVAQLVGEGLSNKQIGARLFISERTVDSHVRSILNKLGVNSRAQIARWVEAHGSERTLPG, from the coding sequence ATGGCCAGGCCCGTACGCCGGCTGGGCAACCTCCCAGCCGAAACCACCAGCTTCATCGGCCGCAAAGCCGATCTCAGCGAGCTCCGCAAGAAGCTCGGCGAGGCGCGGCTAGTCACCGTGGTCGGCCCGGGCGGCGTGGGCAAGAGCCGGTTCGCGATCCGGGGCGCCAACGAGCTCTCCCGCGGCTTTTCAGACGGCGTCTGGTGGGTCGAGCTCGCCGAACTTCGCGACGCGCGGCTCGTGCCCAATGCGGTAATGGGAGCCCTCGACTTGCGCGACCAGGCGGCTACCGCACCCCTCGAGCTCCTCCTTGTTCACCTACGGGGCAAGAAGCTGTTGCTGGTGCTGGACAACTGCGAGCACCTCCTCCCACCGGCCGCGTCGCTGGTCGAGCACATCCTCAGCGCCGCGCCGGGCGTACGCGTGATCGCCACCAGCCGCGAGCCACTCTCCATCCCAGGTGAGCATCTCATGCCACTCTCCCCTCTCGAACTGCCATCAGCCCCGAGTGAGCCCCTGGACCAACTCCGCCAGAACGAAGCCGTGATGCTGTTCATCGAGCGCGCGGTGGCCGCGCGCGGCGAATTCGAACTCTCGCCGACCAATCAGGCTGCCGTCGTCGAACTGTGCCGGCGGCTCGATGGACTTCCGCTTGCCATCGAGCTGGCCGCGGTTCGGACTCGAGCTCTGGGCGTTGCCCAGATCGTCGAGCGTTTGACCGACCGATTCGCGCTGTTGACCGGAGGAACCCGGGCGGCGCTGCCGCGCCATCAGACGCTTGAAACCACCATCGAGTGGAGCCACGACCTGTTGAATCCGTCCGAACGCGCCATCTTCCGCCGCCTTTGCGTTTTCGCGGGGCGCTTCACGCTCCCAGACGTCGAGGCGGTTGCCTCATCCACCGATTTGCCGGCCAGGCGCGTGCTCGACCTGCTGTCGGGACTCGTCGATCGCTCGCTCGTCGGCAAAGAGGAAATCAAGGACATAGCCTGCTACCGCCTCCACGAAACGATCCGGGAATATGCGCGCCTCAAGCTTCGGGACGCGGGTGAAGAGGAAGCGGTCGAGGACCGCCTGGTGGAACACTACCGCGGTATCGGCTTGCGAGCCATGCCCGACGCGCGTTTTCATCTCCTTGAACGCCTGTCGTGGTTGGAGCTGGAGATCGACAACATTCGAGCGGTACTGCGGCGGTGCGTGGAACGCGCCGACTTCACTCGCGGCATCGACATCACACAGGGCGCCGCCTGGTACTGGATCACGCACGCCACCACCGAAGGGCTGCGCTGGCTCGAGGAGCTGTTGCCGCACGGACGCGGAAGCCCGCAGGCGGCCGGCTGGGCCTACTTCCTGCGCGGATTTCTGTCGCTCCTGAAAGCGGACGCGGCAAAGGCGCGCACTGGACTCCTCGAGGCGGCATCGTACGCGCGCGATGCCGGACAGCCCGCCTTGCTTTCCCAGGCGCTTGCCATGGCCGCCGTGACCGAGATGATGACCTGGGATCTTCAAGCGGCGCGGCGCGTGCTCGAGGAAGCGCACGCCGTCCGTACGGACCTCGACGACGTCGCGGTCAAGGTCGGCTTATTCCAGGCCAGGTCGCTTATCGGGCTTATGCGTGGTGATCTCGACGAGGTTCGAGCCGCCTCTTCCGCCGGAGTCGAATTGAGCCGTGAAGCCAATGACCTCTACGCGCTCCAGATGATGCTCACCAACCTCGGCCTGGCGGCATTCCTCTCGGCCGACCTCGACCAGGCGAAGCCGCGTTTTATCGAGGCCATGGGCGTTGCTCGAAAGCTGGACGATCGCGTGGCGCTCTATTACGTGCTCACGATGTTGGGCTGCCACGCCGCGTCCTCCGGACAGCATCGCCTGGCGGCTCAGTTGATCGGCGCTGCCGACAGCGTCAGGATCACCGCCGGCGCCAATCCGCTTCCGATTCTTCCGCCCTTGATTGCCGAGGCAGAGCAAACCGCCATCGCCGCGCTCGGGAAGGCCAAGTTCGACGCCGAGATGGAGAAAGGCCGGCGATTGACCCGCCAGGCCGCGATCGCCCTTGCGCTGGACGAACGCCAGCAGGGTTCTCCGCCCAGTTCTGCACTGAATCGCAGTCCGGACGGCTTGCTGGGGAAGCGCGAGGCGGAGGTCGCTCAGCTTGTCGGTGAGGGATTGAGCAACAAACAGATTGGCGCCAGGCTGTTCATCTCCGAGCGCACGGTCGACAGCCACGTGCGCAGCATTCTGAACAAGCTGGGCGTCAACTCGCGCGCCCAGATCGCCCGCTGGGTCGAAGCACATGGTTCAGAGCGCACCCTCCCAGGCTAG
- a CDS encoding DUF4389 domain-containing protein encodes MVTTYPVQFDVDFPTRPLNRVSTGFRIFAAIPIVIVLSALTTALSQGSDHMGDVTLAAGILFVPLVLMIVFRQKYPRWWFDWNLNVLRFSNRVTAYLALLDDRYPSTDEEQSVHLDFAYPDARQLNRWLPLVKWLLAIPHYVVLFFLWIASLVAVAVAWFAILFTGRYPHGLFNFVVGVLRWTNRVNAYAFALVTDQYPPFRLS; translated from the coding sequence ATGGTAACGACCTATCCGGTTCAGTTCGACGTCGACTTTCCGACCCGACCGCTCAATCGCGTGTCGACCGGCTTCCGTATCTTCGCTGCGATCCCGATCGTCATCGTGCTCAGCGCCCTGACCACCGCGCTCTCCCAAGGCAGCGACCATATGGGTGACGTCACCCTGGCTGCCGGCATCCTGTTCGTGCCGCTCGTGCTGATGATCGTGTTCCGGCAAAAGTACCCGCGTTGGTGGTTCGACTGGAACCTCAATGTGCTTCGCTTTTCGAATCGGGTGACGGCGTACCTGGCGCTGCTGGACGACCGCTATCCCTCGACCGATGAGGAGCAATCCGTGCATCTCGACTTCGCCTACCCTGACGCTCGGCAACTGAACCGCTGGCTCCCGCTGGTCAAGTGGCTGCTCGCCATCCCACACTACGTCGTGCTCTTCTTCCTGTGGATCGCGTCGCTGGTTGCTGTCGCGGTCGCCTGGTTCGCGATTCTCTTCACGGGTCGATATCCTCACGGCCTCTTCAATTTCGTCGTCGGCGTGCTGCGCTGGACCAACCGGGTGAATGCCTACGCCTTCGCCCTGGTCACCGATCAATACCCGCCGTTCCGGCTGAGCTGA
- a CDS encoding RHS repeat-associated core domain-containing protein, which produces MGSTQQVFNVADQICWTAAISGSCASPPTGSTSYIYDTRGNRTRVTPPTGGATNLSYDQANRLTAYGQTATYAYNGDGLRMSKTVSGTTSQFLWNMVGSLPLLIKDGSIAYLYGPGGLPLEQINASIAVWLHHDQLGSTRLVTDAIGANQATYTFDAYGKLKSSSGTILNPFDFAGQYLDAESNSYYLRARYYDPSTGQFLSRDRAIRTREPYGYAYDSPTNNVDPAGLSGFSCLCQLNERITRNENALPYPGEQDLVDRRYALNQSIWGISDEPAAGTIYWNVQTQTTLEITAYLALRLNVSASDAVNILKTKDSNYQDKIGPAKLKSWLEQASAALPGGDSAAAAGGQPPGCK; this is translated from the coding sequence ATGGGCAGCACTCAGCAAGTCTTTAATGTCGCCGACCAGATCTGCTGGACGGCTGCCATTAGCGGATCCTGCGCCTCGCCGCCAACTGGCTCCACCAGCTATATATACGACACCCGTGGCAATCGGACGAGAGTCACGCCGCCGACCGGAGGTGCGACCAACCTGTCATACGATCAAGCCAACCGCTTGACCGCTTACGGCCAAACTGCGACCTATGCTTACAACGGGGACGGCCTTCGGATGAGCAAAACGGTTTCTGGGACAACGAGCCAGTTCTTATGGAATATGGTGGGGAGTCTGCCGCTGCTAATCAAGGACGGATCAATAGCCTACCTGTACGGCCCGGGCGGCTTACCGTTGGAGCAGATCAACGCATCAATCGCGGTGTGGCTCCATCACGATCAGCTGGGGAGCACCCGATTGGTAACCGATGCTATCGGGGCGAACCAGGCGACCTATACCTTCGACGCATACGGCAAGTTAAAGTCCAGCAGCGGCACAATCTTGAATCCTTTTGACTTTGCCGGACAATATCTTGATGCCGAGTCCAACTCTTACTACCTCCGGGCTCGATATTACGATCCAAGCACCGGCCAGTTTCTTAGCCGCGATCGTGCCATTAGGACGCGGGAGCCGTACGGATACGCCTATGACTCTCCAACCAACAACGTTGATCCGGCCGGACTATCCGGCTTTTCGTGCCTCTGCCAACTGAACGAACGGATTACGAGAAATGAGAATGCCCTTCCGTATCCGGGTGAGCAGGATCTCGTTGACCGGCGTTACGCCTTGAACCAGAGCATCTGGGGAATTTCAGACGAGCCCGCGGCGGGAACAATTTACTGGAATGTCCAAACCCAGACGACTCTAGAAATCACAGCCTACTTGGCGCTGCGTCTGAACGTGAGCGCAAGCGACGCTGTCAACATACTGAAGACGAAGGATTCAAATTATCAGGACAAGATTGGGCCTGCAAAGCTCAAGTCCTGGCTAGAGCAGGCAAGCGCGGCCCTCCCAGGAGGTGACTCTGCGGCGGCTGCTGGCGGGCAGCCTCCTGGATGCAAATGA